One genomic segment of Rhizobium sp. 11515TR includes these proteins:
- the murA gene encoding UDP-N-acetylglucosamine 1-carboxyvinyltransferase: MDRLRISGGKRLQGAVTIAGAKNAALPQIAAALLSPYPLELTNLPAVSDVENMLGVIALHGAKIARWPHGTTIDASEIVSKETSYDTVRRMRATVLVLAPLLARFGHARVSLPGGCAIGARPVDMHIKALATLGADIAIESGLIVASASKGLKGARIVLSSPSVGATETAMMAACAAKGETEILNAAREPEVADLAACLCAMGARIEGAGTHRILIDGDTDWRPAKHHGIPDRIEAGTYAIVAAITGGQLELIHARLENLASVVQALEAMGVSVWPSDRGLVVSRDGPLRGADITTEPYPGFPTDLQAQFMALACCAEGASLIRETVFENRFMHVPELTRLGANITLQGTTALVRGGAPLKGAQVMATDLRASVSLVLAALVSEGETIINRVYHLDRGYEQLDRKLRLCGADIERLTS; the protein is encoded by the coding sequence ATGGACAGACTTCGCATCTCCGGCGGCAAAAGGTTGCAGGGCGCGGTGACCATCGCTGGCGCCAAGAACGCCGCCTTGCCGCAGATCGCAGCGGCGCTCTTGAGCCCGTATCCGCTGGAGCTCACGAACCTGCCGGCCGTCAGCGACGTCGAAAACATGCTCGGCGTTATTGCGCTGCACGGCGCCAAGATCGCACGCTGGCCGCATGGCACGACGATCGATGCGAGCGAGATCGTCTCGAAAGAGACGTCCTACGATACGGTCAGGCGCATGCGGGCGACGGTGCTGGTGCTGGCGCCGCTGCTTGCCCGCTTCGGCCATGCGCGTGTTTCCCTTCCTGGCGGCTGCGCCATCGGCGCGCGGCCCGTCGATATGCATATCAAGGCCCTGGCGACTCTGGGCGCCGATATCGCGATCGAAAGCGGTCTGATTGTCGCTTCAGCCTCGAAGGGGCTGAAGGGGGCGCGGATCGTGCTGAGCTCGCCATCCGTCGGCGCGACGGAGACGGCCATGATGGCTGCCTGCGCGGCCAAGGGCGAAACCGAGATCCTGAATGCCGCCCGTGAGCCGGAGGTGGCTGATCTCGCGGCTTGTCTTTGCGCCATGGGTGCGCGGATCGAAGGGGCGGGGACCCATCGCATCCTCATCGATGGTGACACCGATTGGCGGCCCGCCAAGCATCACGGTATCCCTGACCGCATCGAAGCCGGCACCTATGCCATAGTAGCCGCGATCACCGGCGGTCAGCTCGAGCTCATTCATGCCCGGTTGGAAAATCTCGCCTCCGTCGTCCAGGCTTTGGAAGCCATGGGAGTGAGCGTTTGGCCGAGCGATCGCGGACTGGTCGTCTCCAGGGACGGCCCGCTCAGGGGAGCCGATATCACCACCGAACCCTATCCCGGCTTCCCGACGGATCTGCAGGCACAGTTCATGGCTCTGGCCTGCTGTGCGGAAGGCGCGTCGCTAATCCGTGAGACGGTGTTCGAAAACCGCTTCATGCATGTGCCGGAGTTGACGCGCCTCGGCGCCAATATCACCTTGCAGGGCACGACTGCTTTGGTGCGCGGCGGAGCGCCGCTCAAGGGCGCGCAGGTGATGGCGACGGATCTTCGCGCATCCGTTTCGCTCGTCCTGGCCGCCCTAGTGTCGGAAGGTGAAACCATCATCAACCGCGTCTATCATCTTGATCGTGGCTACGAGCAACTGGATCGCAAGTTGCGCCTATGCGGCGCTGATATCGAACGGCTGACGTCATGA
- a CDS encoding MurR/RpiR family transcriptional regulator: MSILKKISAQLETMAPADRQIGQFIIDNPDQMLRLSSAALAIETGRSQSSVVKFSQKLGYAGYQELKLAVSEAKAQEWQAPAGMIHGTIEVDDGYLTILQKLLGSKMQAMQQTISVNNEADIEKALEALHDARRIHLAGVGASSLVARDFSYKLMKLGRNVLHDSDSHVQMANASTLGPDDLLFGLSYSGASIETLRIAELASQRQATVIAVTGLQDNPLARVADICLHTVGDEDRVRSSAITARDAQLMLTDLLFILLVQRQPDANDYVHNSETAVSVLKAKRLS; the protein is encoded by the coding sequence ATGTCGATCTTAAAGAAAATCAGCGCGCAGCTCGAAACCATGGCCCCGGCCGATCGCCAGATCGGACAGTTCATCATCGACAATCCCGACCAAATGCTGCGGCTATCCTCGGCAGCGCTCGCGATCGAAACCGGCCGCAGCCAGTCGAGCGTCGTGAAGTTCAGCCAGAAGCTGGGCTATGCCGGCTATCAGGAGTTGAAGCTCGCCGTCAGCGAGGCGAAAGCGCAGGAATGGCAGGCGCCGGCCGGCATGATCCACGGCACGATCGAGGTGGACGACGGCTATCTCACGATCCTGCAGAAGCTGCTCGGCAGCAAGATGCAGGCCATGCAGCAGACCATCTCGGTCAACAACGAAGCCGATATCGAAAAGGCGCTCGAGGCGCTTCATGATGCCCGGCGTATCCATCTGGCAGGTGTCGGCGCCTCTTCGCTAGTGGCGCGCGACTTTTCCTACAAGCTGATGAAGCTCGGTCGCAATGTGCTGCATGACAGCGACAGCCACGTGCAGATGGCAAACGCGTCGACGCTCGGGCCGGACGACCTGCTCTTTGGGCTTTCCTATTCCGGCGCCAGCATCGAGACGCTGCGGATTGCGGAATTGGCAAGCCAGCGCCAGGCAACCGTCATTGCCGTCACCGGGCTGCAGGACAATCCGCTCGCGCGCGTCGCCGATATCTGCCTTCATACCGTCGGCGATGAGGATCGCGTCCGCTCGTCGGCGATCACCGCCCGTGACGCGCAGCTGATGCTGACCGATCTGCTGTTCATTCTCCTGGTGCAGCGTCAGCCCGATGCCAACGACTATGTCCATAATAGCGAGACGGCCGTTTCCGTGCTGAAGGCCAAGCGTCTTTCATAA
- a CDS encoding SDR family oxidoreductase, with protein MDLGLKDKVVLITGGSKGIGFACAELFLQEGARVAICSRSPSNIDTALSRLPGARGYAADLISDEQALAVVNKVESDVGPIDILVNSAGAAARTPADELTPAIWRAAMDAKYFSYINVIDPVIKRMGARGSGAVINIIGNGGKIASPVHLAGGSANAALMLASVGLANAYAGKGVRVVGLNPGLTETDRVAEGLKAAAKASGSTEKEALADALKRIPIGRMADPGDIANVVAFLSSAKAGYVTGVVISMDGAQVPVVV; from the coding sequence ATGGACCTCGGCCTCAAGGATAAAGTCGTTCTGATCACGGGCGGCTCGAAGGGCATCGGTTTTGCCTGTGCTGAACTCTTCCTGCAGGAAGGCGCGCGCGTTGCGATCTGCTCGCGCTCACCGTCGAATATCGATACTGCACTTTCGCGTCTTCCTGGTGCGCGCGGCTACGCCGCTGACCTGATCTCCGACGAGCAGGCACTTGCCGTGGTGAACAAGGTCGAGTCCGATGTCGGCCCGATCGATATCCTCGTCAACAGCGCAGGTGCCGCGGCCCGCACGCCGGCGGATGAGCTGACGCCTGCCATCTGGCGGGCTGCGATGGATGCGAAGTATTTTTCTTACATCAACGTGATCGATCCCGTCATCAAACGCATGGGCGCGCGCGGCTCAGGTGCCGTCATCAATATCATCGGTAATGGCGGCAAGATCGCCTCGCCCGTCCACCTGGCCGGTGGATCGGCCAATGCCGCCCTGATGCTCGCAAGCGTTGGCCTTGCCAACGCCTATGCCGGCAAAGGTGTGCGTGTCGTCGGCCTCAATCCCGGCCTCACCGAGACGGACCGCGTCGCCGAGGGCCTGAAGGCGGCCGCGAAGGCTTCCGGCTCGACCGAGAAGGAAGCGCTGGCCGATGCCCTGAAGCGCATCCCGATCGGCCGTATGGCCGATCCAGGCGACATCGCCAATGTCGTTGCTTTCCTGAGTTCGGCCAAGGCCGGCTACGTCACCGGCGTCGTGATCAGCATGGACGGCGCGCAGGTGCCGGTCGTCGTTTGA
- the nadC gene encoding carboxylating nicotinate-nucleotide diphosphorylase — translation MTLAPLQRLTVEPLVRNALVEDLGLAGDITSTAVIPAEHRSRVAMVTRQPGVVAGLDASELAFELVDPTIVMTRHVPDGAKVDVGEVIATIEGPSRGLLTAERTALNFLGHLSGIASVTGSLVEAIAGTKASIVCTRKTTPGLRALEKYAVRAGGGMNHRFALYDAVLIKDNHVAIAGGITEAIRRAKAGVGHMVKIEVEVDTLEQLREAMQEGVDAVLLDNMTPDQLREAVHIVGGRAITEASGRITPATAAAIAATGVDLISVGWLTHSAPTLDIGLDWKAAA, via the coding sequence ATGACGCTTGCTCCCCTCCAGCGCCTGACCGTCGAGCCACTGGTGCGCAATGCGTTGGTCGAAGATCTCGGCCTCGCCGGCGACATCACATCTACGGCCGTCATCCCGGCGGAACATCGGTCCCGCGTTGCTATGGTCACCCGCCAGCCGGGCGTGGTCGCCGGTCTCGATGCCTCCGAACTTGCCTTCGAGCTGGTCGATCCCACTATCGTCATGACCCGGCACGTGCCCGATGGTGCGAAGGTTGATGTCGGCGAGGTCATCGCGACGATCGAAGGGCCATCCCGCGGCCTGCTGACGGCGGAACGCACCGCGCTTAATTTCCTCGGCCATCTCTCCGGTATTGCCTCTGTGACCGGCAGCCTCGTCGAGGCGATCGCCGGCACGAAGGCCTCGATCGTCTGCACCCGCAAGACGACACCGGGACTCAGGGCGCTTGAGAAATATGCAGTTCGCGCCGGCGGCGGCATGAACCATCGCTTCGCGCTCTATGACGCGGTGTTGATCAAGGACAATCACGTCGCGATTGCCGGAGGCATCACTGAAGCCATTCGCCGAGCCAAGGCGGGCGTCGGTCATATGGTCAAGATCGAGGTCGAGGTGGATACGCTGGAGCAGCTTCGCGAAGCGATGCAGGAAGGCGTCGATGCCGTGCTGCTCGACAACATGACGCCGGATCAACTGCGCGAGGCGGTCCATATTGTCGGCGGCCGGGCGATCACCGAAGCATCCGGCCGCATCACGCCGGCGACGGCTGCCGCAATCGCCGCTACCGGCGTCGATCTCATCTCCGTCGGCTGGCTGACGCATAGCGCGCCGACGCTCGATATCGGGCTGGACTGGAAGGCTGCAGCCTAG
- a CDS encoding L-aspartate oxidase codes for MSEIREDLSGRIVVVGSGLAGLMTALTLAPQPTVIVTRALIGAETSSAWAQGGIAAGIGEGDSAALHLADTLAAGDGLCDAKVAAKIVAEAPAAIAALERFGVEFDRNDAGELSLGLEAAHSLRRIVHSKGDGSGAAIVRALAEAVVCTPSITVLEGYQAQRLLLDGDRVAGLLCLTDKGNVVLPSSRVVLATGGIGGLFDATTNPVGNFGQGIALAARAGARLADMEFVQFHPTALDSRRRPLALVSEAVRGEGALLINESGERFMADVEGAELAPRDVVARAISAEIARGGRVFLDARAALGNRFGSRFPVIEALCNEAGVDPASDLIPVRPAVHYHMGGVATDESGRSSVPGLWVVGEAASTGLHGANRLASNSLLEAAVMGMRAARDIAGTDGGATRLPKHLPETFAPDLTLVRPIVSRHLGVLRNAGAIHGSIAALLPLCESEGPATDPAVVALLIAVFASLRTESRGAHARTDFPLKLQHAQRRMMNLSDALDIARSVTPYSLARSA; via the coding sequence ATGAGCGAGATTCGTGAAGACTTGAGCGGCCGCATCGTCGTCGTTGGCAGCGGCCTCGCCGGATTGATGACGGCGCTGACGCTGGCGCCTCAGCCGACGGTCATTGTTACCCGCGCCCTGATCGGTGCGGAGACATCGAGCGCCTGGGCGCAGGGTGGCATCGCTGCCGGTATAGGCGAGGGCGACAGTGCGGCCCTGCATCTTGCCGATACGCTTGCCGCTGGCGATGGACTTTGCGATGCAAAGGTCGCGGCAAAGATCGTCGCCGAAGCACCTGCCGCCATCGCGGCGCTGGAGCGCTTCGGTGTTGAGTTCGACCGCAACGATGCCGGCGAATTGTCCCTCGGCCTCGAAGCTGCCCATTCGCTTCGGCGCATCGTACATTCCAAGGGTGATGGTTCGGGGGCTGCCATCGTCCGCGCGCTTGCCGAGGCGGTCGTCTGCACGCCGTCGATCACGGTGCTCGAGGGCTATCAGGCGCAGAGGCTGCTGCTGGATGGGGATCGCGTCGCCGGCCTTTTGTGCTTGACTGACAAGGGCAATGTCGTCTTGCCGTCCTCCCGTGTCGTCCTTGCCACGGGCGGCATCGGCGGCCTCTTCGATGCCACCACCAATCCAGTCGGCAATTTCGGGCAGGGGATTGCGCTTGCGGCACGGGCAGGGGCGCGGCTTGCCGATATGGAGTTCGTGCAATTCCATCCAACGGCGCTCGATAGCCGCAGGCGTCCGCTGGCGCTTGTCAGCGAGGCGGTTCGCGGCGAGGGCGCGCTCCTCATCAATGAAAGCGGCGAGCGCTTCATGGCCGATGTCGAAGGCGCCGAGCTTGCGCCGCGCGATGTGGTCGCCCGTGCCATCAGCGCGGAAATCGCGCGCGGCGGACGGGTTTTTCTCGATGCGCGAGCTGCGCTCGGCAATCGCTTTGGCAGCCGCTTTCCGGTGATTGAAGCCCTTTGCAACGAGGCAGGCGTCGATCCGGCGAGCGATCTCATCCCGGTGCGTCCGGCCGTTCACTACCACATGGGCGGCGTTGCGACCGACGAGAGCGGCCGCAGTTCGGTTCCCGGCCTATGGGTGGTGGGCGAGGCGGCTTCCACCGGCCTGCACGGCGCCAACCGTCTCGCCAGCAATTCTCTGCTTGAGGCTGCGGTTATGGGCATGCGGGCAGCGCGCGATATCGCCGGCACGGATGGAGGTGCCACAAGGTTGCCGAAGCATCTTCCCGAGACATTCGCGCCAGACCTGACGCTTGTCCGGCCGATCGTGTCGCGCCATCTCGGTGTGCTGCGTAACGCAGGCGCCATCCATGGCTCGATCGCTGCTCTTCTGCCGCTTTGCGAGAGTGAAGGTCCAGCGACAGATCCCGCGGTGGTGGCTTTGCTGATCGCCGTCTTTGCAAGCCTCAGGACGGAGTCGCGCGGCGCCCATGCCCGCACGGATTTTCCGCTGAAACTGCAACATGCGCAGCGCCGCATGATGAACCTTTCCGACGCCTTGGATATTGCCAGGTCCGTCACCCCCTATTCGCTCGCAAGGAGTGCCTGA
- the nadA gene encoding quinolinate synthase NadA — translation MNLPVSASSLYDRVSRVIPKAEWLTFQDDVEAILELKRRHNAVILAHNYQTPEIFHGVADIVGDSLALARKAVEVDADIIVLAGVHFMAETAKLLNPEKTVLIPDMEAGCSLAESITPEDIALLRQAHPGVPVVTYVNTSAAVKAASDICCTSGNARQVVESLGVPKVLMLPDEYLARNVARETNVELIAWHGHCEVHELFTADDIRQLRENYPGVTVLAHPECPPDVVEAADFAGSTAVMSDYVGKRHPSRVVLLTECSMSDNVAVHHPDVEFIRPCNLCPHMKRITLGNIRKALEQGQHEVTVDPAIAANARRAVERMLAI, via the coding sequence ATGAATCTTCCCGTATCCGCATCCTCCCTTTACGATCGTGTCAGCCGCGTCATCCCGAAAGCCGAATGGCTGACGTTCCAGGATGATGTCGAGGCGATCCTTGAATTGAAGCGACGGCACAATGCCGTCATTCTCGCTCACAACTATCAGACGCCGGAAATCTTCCATGGCGTTGCCGATATCGTCGGCGACAGCCTCGCGCTCGCCCGCAAGGCAGTCGAAGTGGACGCCGACATCATCGTCCTTGCTGGCGTGCATTTCATGGCCGAGACGGCGAAGCTGTTGAACCCGGAAAAGACTGTGTTGATCCCCGACATGGAAGCCGGATGCTCCCTCGCGGAATCGATCACGCCGGAGGATATCGCTTTGCTACGTCAGGCCCATCCCGGTGTTCCCGTCGTCACCTACGTCAATACGTCGGCAGCCGTGAAGGCTGCCTCCGACATCTGCTGCACGTCGGGCAATGCCCGGCAGGTGGTGGAATCGCTCGGCGTGCCGAAGGTATTGATGCTTCCGGACGAATATCTGGCGCGCAATGTCGCGCGCGAAACCAATGTCGAGCTCATCGCCTGGCATGGGCACTGCGAGGTTCACGAGCTCTTCACGGCAGACGATATCCGCCAGCTTCGCGAGAATTATCCCGGCGTAACTGTGCTGGCCCATCCGGAATGCCCGCCCGATGTCGTCGAGGCAGCGGACTTTGCCGGCTCGACGGCCGTCATGTCCGATTATGTCGGCAAAAGGCATCCATCGCGCGTCGTTCTCCTGACCGAATGTTCGATGAGCGACAATGTCGCCGTGCATCATCCGGATGTCGAATTCATCCGGCCCTGCAATCTCTGCCCGCACATGAAACGCATCACGCTTGGCAATATCCGCAAGGCCCTGGAACAGGGGCAGCATGAGGTGACGGTCGACCCGGCAATTGCCGCAAATGCCCGTCGGGCGGTTGAAAGGATGCTGGCGATATGA
- a CDS encoding NUDIX hydrolase, which produces MTIGLAHAELIAVLTAVTGSDPRVMTVRSGDALPSGPFELGHRTLQSGLREWVQEQTAHPVGYLEQLYTFADRDRNNDILGGRTISISYLGLVREQAAPGGGMPGWHGWYEYLPWEDHRDGRPPILDDIAARLESWIGEDAMRSSQRRRRADFDFGLNGAAWNEDLVLQRYELLYEARLVTEAGCDLKHNFGRSMFADHRRILATGMARLRAKIKYRPVVFELMPENFTLLQLQKTVEALAGLMLHKQNFRRLIEQQELVEETGGTESETGGRPAKLFRFRRAVLEEREFAGTKLPLSRN; this is translated from the coding sequence TTGACCATCGGGCTTGCGCATGCGGAGCTGATTGCGGTTCTGACGGCCGTTACGGGTAGTGATCCGAGGGTAATGACGGTGCGGTCGGGCGATGCTTTGCCATCCGGCCCGTTTGAGCTCGGACATCGCACGCTGCAGAGCGGATTGCGCGAATGGGTTCAGGAGCAGACGGCCCATCCCGTCGGCTATCTGGAGCAGCTTTATACCTTTGCCGATCGCGATCGAAACAATGACATTCTCGGCGGTCGCACGATTTCCATCAGCTATCTGGGGCTGGTGCGCGAGCAAGCGGCACCCGGCGGCGGGATGCCGGGGTGGCATGGCTGGTACGAATATCTTCCGTGGGAGGATCATCGAGATGGCCGGCCGCCGATCCTCGACGATATCGCCGCTCGGCTTGAATCCTGGATCGGGGAGGACGCGATGCGCAGCAGCCAGCGCCGCCGCCGCGCCGACTTCGACTTCGGGCTGAATGGTGCGGCATGGAACGAGGATCTTGTCCTGCAGCGCTATGAACTGCTCTACGAAGCACGTCTCGTCACCGAGGCGGGTTGCGATCTCAAGCATAATTTCGGCCGATCGATGTTTGCCGATCATCGCCGCATCCTTGCGACCGGCATGGCGCGGCTTAGGGCCAAGATCAAATATCGGCCCGTCGTCTTCGAACTCATGCCCGAAAATTTTACGCTGCTGCAATTGCAGAAAACCGTCGAGGCATTGGCAGGGCTGATGCTGCACAAACAGAATTTCCGCCGGCTGATCGAGCAGCAGGAGCTGGTCGAGGAAACCGGCGGCACCGAAAGCGAGACCGGCGGCCGTCCCGCCAAGCTCTTCCGCTTCCGCCGCGCAGTCCTCGAAGAACGCGAATTCGCCGGAACGAAATTACCGCTCTCCCGCAATTGA
- a CDS encoding GntR family transcriptional regulator encodes MKLNPKEFALDRSRQVGPQILEILRSRILSMSLPPTTVLSRISLQSEFNVSQTPVRDALIRLEEEGLVEVYPQYATVVARIDIRNATEAHFLRLSIELEAVRRLAAESPAETAAILEGILARQKHVVSQETYDLFDMLDKDFHRVLYERAGILGLWSTVRRQSVHLDRLRMLNLPMPGKLEQIIVDHQAVVDAISSADAEAAVAALRRHLSGTLSIVDLICEQYPDYVSR; translated from the coding sequence GTGAAGCTCAACCCGAAAGAATTCGCCCTCGATCGCTCCCGCCAAGTTGGGCCTCAGATCCTGGAGATCCTGCGATCACGCATTCTTTCGATGAGCCTACCGCCGACGACGGTCTTGTCGCGCATCTCGCTGCAAAGCGAATTCAATGTCAGCCAGACCCCCGTGCGCGATGCCCTGATCCGGCTTGAGGAGGAGGGGCTGGTGGAGGTCTATCCGCAATATGCGACTGTCGTTGCGAGGATCGATATCCGCAACGCGACAGAGGCGCATTTCCTGCGATTGTCGATCGAACTGGAGGCTGTTCGCAGGCTGGCTGCGGAATCACCTGCAGAAACCGCAGCAATCCTGGAAGGCATCCTGGCTCGACAGAAGCATGTGGTGTCACAGGAAACCTATGATCTCTTCGATATGCTCGACAAGGATTTCCATCGCGTTCTCTATGAGCGCGCCGGCATTCTCGGCCTCTGGTCCACGGTCCGGCGCCAGAGCGTGCATCTGGACCGGCTGCGCATGCTCAACCTGCCCATGCCCGGCAAGCTCGAGCAGATCATTGTCGATCATCAAGCCGTGGTCGATGCTATCAGCTCGGCCGATGCGGAGGCTGCCGTCGCTGCTTTGCGCCGGCATTTGTCGGGCACCTTGTCGATCGTCGATCTCATTTGCGAACAGTATCCAGACTATGTGAGCCGCTAG